In Blastopirellula sediminis, the following proteins share a genomic window:
- a CDS encoding sigma-54-dependent Fis family transcriptional regulator translates to MDSFFPMLDDPKRLLLDLALQHSVEEVLRLIVERLSGAEPVALARIWLAEPTTDCSDCPALEHCQSQTECLHLVASGGRSIVSPEADWTKIDGDFRRMPVGLRKVGTIAATGIAIEEPEFSVPLPDWIARPDWVQSEGIQGFAGQPLIHRGKVLGVLAVFVRQPIATECMGWLRMIADHAAAAIATARAFAEIGSLREQLEQENEYLREELKGAGAFGEMIGQSPALEAVSRQIDLVAPTDAAVLILGESGTGKELVAREIHRRSQRADRPLIKVNCAAIPRELYESEFFGHAKGSFTGALRDRVGRFELAEGGTLFLDEVGEIPLELQAKLLRVLQEGELERVGEERTRHVNVRIIAATNRDLRAESEAARFRQDLYYRLSVFPVEVPALRRRKEDIPLLADHFLEISARRIGRPKSALTLAAVQRLQQYDWPGNVRELQHVMERAVITSTGSRLNIELPDKLRTVRAVATTEDGFVRTDAQIRQLEKDNITAALRAAGGKVSGTGGAAELLGLKPTTLTSRIKKLEIDASLIK, encoded by the coding sequence ATGGACTCGTTTTTCCCAATGCTGGATGACCCGAAGCGACTGCTGCTCGATCTGGCGCTGCAGCATTCGGTCGAAGAGGTCCTGCGGTTGATTGTGGAGCGACTAAGCGGCGCTGAGCCGGTCGCGCTGGCGCGGATCTGGCTGGCCGAACCGACGACGGACTGCTCGGATTGTCCAGCGCTGGAACATTGTCAGTCGCAGACCGAGTGTCTCCATTTGGTCGCCAGCGGCGGTCGGTCGATTGTTTCGCCGGAAGCGGATTGGACAAAGATTGATGGCGACTTTCGTCGCATGCCGGTCGGTCTGCGCAAGGTTGGTACGATCGCGGCGACCGGCATCGCGATCGAAGAACCGGAGTTTTCCGTTCCGCTTCCCGATTGGATCGCGCGGCCCGATTGGGTCCAGTCTGAAGGGATTCAGGGGTTCGCTGGTCAGCCGCTGATTCATCGCGGTAAGGTCCTCGGCGTGCTCGCCGTTTTCGTGCGCCAACCGATCGCCACCGAGTGCATGGGGTGGCTGCGCATGATCGCTGATCATGCCGCCGCCGCGATCGCGACCGCGCGTGCGTTCGCCGAGATCGGATCGTTGCGCGAGCAACTGGAGCAGGAAAACGAATACCTGCGTGAAGAGTTGAAGGGCGCCGGCGCGTTTGGGGAAATGATCGGGCAGAGTCCAGCGCTAGAAGCGGTCTCGCGGCAGATTGACCTTGTGGCGCCGACCGACGCGGCGGTCTTGATCTTGGGCGAAAGCGGAACCGGCAAAGAATTGGTCGCGCGAGAGATTCATCGGCGAAGTCAGCGAGCCGATCGTCCCTTGATCAAGGTCAACTGCGCTGCGATCCCGCGCGAGTTGTACGAGAGCGAGTTCTTCGGTCACGCCAAAGGATCGTTTACCGGCGCACTGCGCGACCGCGTGGGGCGATTTGAATTGGCGGAAGGAGGAACGCTGTTTCTGGATGAAGTGGGAGAGATTCCGCTGGAACTGCAAGCGAAGCTCCTCCGTGTGTTGCAGGAAGGAGAGCTCGAGCGCGTTGGCGAAGAGCGAACCCGACATGTGAACGTCCGGATCATCGCCGCGACGAACCGCGACTTGCGGGCCGAATCGGAAGCGGCCCGCTTTCGGCAGGATCTTTACTATCGCTTAAGCGTCTTTCCGGTCGAAGTTCCGGCGCTGCGGCGGCGGAAAGAGGATATTCCGCTGTTGGCTGATCACTTCTTAGAGATCTCGGCGCGGCGAATCGGCAGGCCGAAGTCAGCGCTAACTTTGGCGGCGGTGCAGCGTTTGCAGCAGTATGATTGGCCCGGCAATGTGCGTGAGCTTCAGCATGTGATGGAGCGTGCTGTGATCACGTCGACCGGGTCTCGGCTGAATATCGAACTGCCTGACAAGCTGCGAACTGTGCGGGCTGTAGCGACAACCGAGGACGGGTTCGTGCGAACTGACGCCCAGATTCGCCAACTCGAGAAGGACAACATCACGGCGGCGCTGCGAGCTGCCGGCGGGAAGGTTTCTGGAACTGGCGGCGCCGCCGAATTGTTGGGTTTGAAGCCAACGACGCTGACGTCGAGAATCAAAAAGCTGGAAATCGACGCATCCTTGATCAAATAG
- a CDS encoding AraC family transcriptional regulator: MSLTESFFHYLPITDSDMRLGFYVTGGGWGVVAPGSEYPPQQHPGVYQFSWGAGRELPEFQIQFIAEGRGEFESTPTGRVSIEPNTLFLLFPGVWHRYRPVRNVGWTERWISIHGEFMHRLVESGSISPSNALIQLKSDQREALLQTFDRLLGRIHQDPTRHTSAVCANSLELLSVALEMLPKKGEKINDARSGRAAAVTDPIVNRALDIIWTRSDRPLSVNQLVASLPTTRRTIERKFMSTLGHTVLDEINQCRLLRAKRMLTETNLSIKSVAYLAGFGGQERFRRLMIAEEGCPPGEYRDRYRAGTTGKS; encoded by the coding sequence ATGAGTCTTACGGAGAGCTTTTTTCACTACCTTCCGATCACTGATAGCGACATGCGCCTTGGTTTTTACGTCACCGGAGGCGGATGGGGCGTCGTTGCGCCAGGTTCCGAATATCCCCCGCAGCAACACCCCGGCGTCTATCAATTTTCGTGGGGGGCAGGTCGCGAACTTCCCGAGTTTCAGATTCAGTTCATCGCCGAAGGACGTGGCGAATTTGAGTCGACGCCAACCGGTCGCGTCAGCATCGAACCGAATACGCTCTTCTTACTCTTCCCCGGCGTCTGGCATCGCTACCGTCCCGTCCGCAACGTCGGCTGGACCGAGCGTTGGATCTCGATCCACGGCGAGTTCATGCATCGCCTGGTCGAAAGCGGATCGATCTCCCCCTCCAACGCACTGATCCAATTGAAGAGCGATCAGCGCGAGGCGCTGCTGCAGACGTTTGATCGGTTACTCGGCCGAATCCACCAAGACCCGACGCGTCATACGTCGGCCGTCTGCGCGAACTCGTTGGAACTGCTGTCGGTCGCGCTGGAGATGTTGCCGAAGAAAGGTGAGAAGATCAACGATGCCCGCAGCGGCAGAGCGGCTGCGGTCACCGACCCGATCGTGAACCGGGCGCTCGACATCATCTGGACGCGCAGCGATCGCCCCCTTTCAGTCAATCAATTGGTCGCGTCACTCCCCACGACGCGGCGAACCATCGAACGGAAGTTCATGTCGACGCTGGGGCATACCGTGCTCGACGAAATCAACCAATGCCGCTTGCTCCGTGCGAAGCGGATGCTGACCGAGACCAACCTCTCGATCAAATCGGTCGCCTACTTAGCTGGCTTCGGCGGACAGGAACGCTTTCGCCGACTGATGATTGCGGAAGAAGGTTGCCCGCCGGGAGAATATCGCGATCGCTATCGTGCCGGGACGACGGGAAAAAGCTAA
- a CDS encoding DUF1559 domain-containing protein, which produces MYGVFSRRRSSAERHGFTLVELLVVIAIIGVLIALLLPAVQQAREAARRMQCANNLKQIGLGLHNFHDTYNHMPPGGSRSAHGGYTWGAFILPFVEQSNVWDAILDESGNYPPDPTGKKGSIYCGCHEYGVWTTPGPEATVLEMYICPTDTLANLRDSTDQGFRCGKSNYAGSMGWGHSYGNGFFNRFISSITRFADVTDGLSNTIAIGEVGAGPGGSAPSPENPTYPGWAGSPKGGSGTSLTHWGPLREAWHGTPINLYNGGGPTQDPNAWDKGFGSLHPGGAQFLFADGSVHFLAETIALSTYDNLGQRNDGNVIGDF; this is translated from the coding sequence ATGTACGGCGTCTTCTCTCGACGACGATCGTCCGCAGAGCGGCATGGTTTTACCTTGGTCGAACTCTTGGTGGTGATCGCCATTATCGGCGTTTTGATCGCACTGCTCTTGCCGGCAGTTCAGCAAGCTCGTGAAGCGGCTCGTCGCATGCAATGCGCGAACAACCTGAAGCAGATCGGTCTTGGTCTGCACAACTTCCACGACACTTACAATCACATGCCTCCGGGCGGCAGCCGCTCGGCGCATGGTGGATACACTTGGGGCGCGTTCATCCTGCCGTTCGTTGAACAGTCGAACGTCTGGGACGCCATCTTGGATGAATCGGGCAACTATCCGCCGGATCCGACCGGCAAGAAGGGCTCGATCTACTGCGGTTGCCATGAGTACGGCGTTTGGACGACGCCCGGTCCGGAAGCGACTGTGCTGGAAATGTACATCTGCCCGACCGACACGCTCGCGAATCTGCGCGACTCGACCGACCAGGGTTTCCGCTGCGGCAAGTCGAACTACGCCGGCAGCATGGGCTGGGGTCACAGCTATGGCAATGGTTTCTTCAATCGCTTTATCTCGTCGATCACCCGTTTTGCCGACGTGACCGACGGTCTCTCGAACACGATCGCGATCGGCGAAGTTGGCGCCGGGCCGGGCGGTTCCGCTCCTTCGCCGGAAAACCCGACCTATCCCGGTTGGGCCGGCAGCCCGAAAGGCGGTTCCGGTACTTCGCTGACTCACTGGGGGCCGCTGCGTGAAGCCTGGCACGGCACGCCGATCAACTTGTACAACGGCGGCGGTCCGACCCAGGATCCCAACGCGTGGGACAAGGGTTTCGGCAGCTTGCATCCGGGGGGCGCCCAGTTCCTGTTCGCCGACGGTTCGGTTCACTTCCTGGCGGAAACGATCGCTCTGTCGACCTACGACAACCTGGGTCAGCGGAACGACGGCAACGTTATCGGCGACTTCTAG